From a region of the Rhipicephalus microplus isolate Deutch F79 chromosome X, USDA_Rmic, whole genome shotgun sequence genome:
- the LOC119187629 gene encoding uncharacterized protein LOC119187629, whose product MNSLVVAVVVMCGLMTTVHCGGFAGGHSVIVVKGIQTGGGGGAGFGHGSAASATTAGSSQPQVVQGPTYVVKTLHQVKKVSHGGAVIGGGSTGGYSGGYGGGFGHGGGYSHGFGGGFGGGFSGSYGSFGKSYGGLGHGGWW is encoded by the exons ATGAACTCACTG GTGGTTGCAGTGGTTGTAATGTGTGGCCTCATGACCACAGTTCATTGCGGCGGCTTCGCTGGGGGACACAGCGTTATTGTTGTCAAGGGAATTCAGACAGGAGGTGGTGGCGGCGCAGGATTTGGCCATGGAAGCGCAGCGTCAGCCACTACCGCGGGATCTTCGCAGCCGCAGGTTGTTCAAGGACCCACTTATGTCGTCAAGACGCTGCACCAG GTCAAGAAGGTTTCTCACGGAGGAGCTGTCATCGGAGGTGGTTCGACTGGAGGTTATTCTGGCGGATACGGTGGCGGCTTCGGACATGGCGGTGGATACTCCCACGGCTTCGGTGGCGGCTTCGGTGGCGGCTTCTCTGGCAGCTACGGTAGCTTCGGAAAGAGCTATGGTGGTCTTGGTCACGGCGGATGGTG GTAA
- the LOC119187630 gene encoding uncharacterized protein LOC119187630 gives MNAWVIVLALGVFATTATAGGYGGGHGAIILAGHGGGYGGGGHGGYSKVVPGPSFLVSTVHHVHKISHGGPVLGGYDLVGHGGGHGGGYGGGYGGYGGHGW, from the exons ATGAACGCTTGG GTCATCGTATTAGCACTCGGTGTCTTCGCAACAACGGCAACAGCAGGGGGCTACGGCGGTGGCCATGGTGCCATCATCTTGGCCGGGCATGGTGGTGGTTATGGCGGAGGCGGACATGGCGGTTACAGCAAAGTGGTGCCTGGACCCTCATTCCTAGTGAGCACTGTGCACCATGTGCACAAGATTAGCCACGGTGGGCCCGTTCTTGGTGGCTATGACTTGGTAGGCCACGGTGGAGGACATGGAGGAGGCTACGGAGGTGGCTACGGCGGATATGGTGGACATGGATG gtaa